One window of Ammospiza nelsoni isolate bAmmNel1 chromosome 12, bAmmNel1.pri, whole genome shotgun sequence genomic DNA carries:
- the ASIP gene encoding agouti-signaling protein, whose protein sequence is MTMEFFLSTMARKNLFLSLLLCYSLFRAADSHLVIEEKTECNVSRRSKMDLSDLPPISIVDLTRKSQKVSRKEAEIKKSSKKNAKRKISPKPRPPPAANCVPTFKTCKPHLNSCCHYCAFCKCRIFQTICQCLMLNPKC, encoded by the exons ATGACAATGGAATTTTTCCTCTCCACGATGGCAAGAAAGAATCTCTtcctcagcctcctgctctgctaCAGCCTATTCAGGGCTGCTGATTCCCACTTGGTCATTGAGGAGAAGACAGAATGCAATGTGTCCAGGAGGAGCAAAATGGACCTCTCAGATCTTCCACCCATCTCCATAGTAG ATTTAACTAGAAAATCCCAGAAAGTCAGCAGGAAGGAGGCAGAGATCAAGAAATCTTCCAAG AAAAACGCTAAACGCAAGATATCTCCAAAGCCAAGGCCCCCACCTGCTGCTAACTGTGTGCCAACCTTCAAAACCTGCAAGCCACACTTGAATTCCTGCTGTCACTACTGTGCTTTTTGCAAATGCAGAATCTTCCAGACCATCTGCCAGTGCCTGATGTTAAACCCCAAGTGTTAA